The following nucleotide sequence is from Juglans microcarpa x Juglans regia isolate MS1-56 chromosome 6D, Jm3101_v1.0, whole genome shotgun sequence.
CATGTTAGCATGCAGAATATAATAACTGCACTTCCcagtttatttttactttaaaaacgCACTACCCAGTTTTGGTCCTGCCAGGCTAGAGCTTTGGGGGAGATCTTGATAAGGTCCTTACCTCGagcatatttttttcctcatgaAGTAGATGCTCTCAAGGATTACCATCAGGGTCTGGGCCTTGTGGTCCAAAGATGGGCTGGGGAAGAGTTATAGACTTGGACATCCCGTTTTCGATTTTGTAATAGTTCTTTTGAATTACTTGATATATGGTTCTGGCTAGAGAGGTGTATTCTGGATTTACTCTCTAGGGATGGGTCTGAAGGGCCTACCTACCCTCACTTccatgtcattaaaaaaaagagattaaatCCATGCACCTACATTTGGTAGCTGGAGAGTCATACCATTGTCCCAAACCATCTCCCTAGCTTATAcgatcactttttttttacaagtaatattAACTTCATTATAAAGTGCAATAGGCGCAATCCATGATGCATATAAGAGAGATTCCTAtctagaaagaaaagaagatgcaAGAAAATTATGGAAATTAACCCCATTGAAATCTATAGAAGCTATCCAAAGAGAGAGTGTTGAAAAGTAAAATTTGGAGCACCTCCATCATCCATTCACGGTCCTCAAGATTCCCATTTTCATTTCTCTCCGAATACACCATCTGGTTACTACTTCTACCATCACAACTACGGTTGGTACTTGCTATTACAATTTTCTACTTTACTGCTTCTTAGCTGTTTTTCTTCAATCCATATGGTACACATTATCATATGAATTTGGTTGCTCTTGAAACTTTGGGATTTAATGTTAGGTTGTTACTTACTTCAGGAAGTTGGAATCAACGTTAGGAGGCTACACTCCAATGAAGGTGCAGAAATTTTACCCAGGCCTGCGGTTGTAACAGTTATGGGTCATGTTGATCATGGTAAAACTTCTCTTTTGGATGCTCTACGTCAAACATCAGTTGCAGCGAAGGAAGCTGGAGGCATAACACAGCATCTTGGTGCTTTTGTTGTGGGTATGCAATCAGGAGCATCGATCACATTTCTGGACACACCTGGTCATGCTGCATTCAGTGCAATGCGAGCAAGAGGTGCAACAGTCACAGATATAGTAGTTCTAGTTGTAGCTGCTGATGATGGGGTGATGCCCCAAACTCTAGAAGCCATGGCTCATGCAAAAGCAGCAAATGTCTCAATTGTTGTTGCTattaataaatgtgataaacCAGCTGCTGAACCAGAAAGGGTAAAAACTCCAGCTTGCTTCGGAGGGCTTACTACTAGAGGAGATGGGTGGGGATGTTCAGGTGGTTCAAGTTTCTGCAATAAAGAAGACTGGATTGGATAGCTTGGAGGAGGCTTTGCTTCTCCAGGCTGAAATGATGGATCTGAAAGCACGAATTGATGGGCCTGCTCAAGCTTATGTGGTGGAGGCAAGACTTGACAGGGGACGGGCCCATTGGCTACTGCAATAGTGAAGGCAGGGACATTGGTTTGTGGGCAGCATGTGGTTGTGGGCTCAGAGTGGGGTAGAATAAGGGCTATTAGGGATATGGTGGGGAAGTTGACAGAAAAGGCAACGCCTACAATGCCTGTCAAAATTGAAGGGCTGAAGGGACTCCCAATGGCTGGCAATGATATTATAGTTGTGGAATCTGAGGAGCGAGCTAGAATGCTTAGTGaggggaggaaaaagaaatttgagaaagatagGCTTAGAAAGATCAGTGAGGGGGCAACAGAAACTTTGGAACCATCAGATGAGGTGTCTAAGAGGGTTGAAATGCCAATAATAGTAAAAGCAGATGTTCAGGGCACCGTCCAAGCTGTCACAGATGCATTGAGGACTTTAAATAGTCCTCAGGTATGACAAGATCATTATATTCATATATCTTGAATTTGTGCTTTCTTTGTAGTTCTCGACAATAATTACTTGTTGCTTAACATTGAGGACTTTAAATAGTCCTCAGGTATGACAAGATCATTATATTCATATATCTTGAATTTGTGCTTTCTTTGTAGTTCTCGACAATAATTACTTGTTGCTTAACTTCTGATGATTTCTGGTCTTCCTCACAATATGATAAgcattaatattatcttttttttctcccttgGCAAGCAGTAGCCTATCTGTTTCTTCATATGTTAAACCTGGTCCTTTCCGAAATATACTCAAGTTTGAAATGCTAATTAGCATTCTAAAGTATAccataatataataaaaggtGCAGCTTATATTTTTTGCCccaaatgattattattataatgCTAATTGCTACATAAGTTTTGAACCTATACTCCCACAACTCCACCCACTTACCACAGTCTAGACGCAGCTGCTACTTTTAGTAAAGgccttcaaatataattattctttagTAAAACATTCGAGTTGCTACCAGAAAGTATTATCTGGTAAAGACCCACTGCTTCAATTTGATTATCAGGTTTTTGTGAATGTTGTCCATGTTGGTGTTGGGCCTATTTCTCAATCTGATGTGGAACTTGCAAAAGCGTGTGGTGCATGTATAGTTGGGTTCAATGTAAAGGGTCCATCCAGTTCTATCGGTCTGGCAGCATCTCAAGCCAGTATAAAGGTACTGACCTCTTGCTATCGATCTTAATCCTCTTACGAGaatgtgaaatttatttaaTGACCCAAGATAGGGTTATAATATGATGTTATTTGTAGTCacaactaaaaacaaaagaccTAGCATTCAAAGCTTGAAAAACCTTATTATGTTCGTCGTTTCTTTTGTTGACTGTAGATAGTGCTGCACCGTGTGATTTATCACCTTTTAGAAGAAATTGGCAGTTTGATCGTGGATAAGACCCCTGGGACTTATGAGTCCCAGGTTGCAGGGGAGGCCGAGATGCTGAATATATTTGAGCTCAAAGGAAGGAGCAAGTCAAAGGGAGATGATGTGAAAATTGCTGGTTGCCGGGTTATTGATGGCTGTGTCTCAAAATCATCAACCTTGAGGCTTTTGAGGAGTGGGGAAGTAGTATTTGAAGGATCCTGTGCATCTCTTAAGCGGGAGAAGCAGGACGTGGAGTCGGTGAGAAAAGGAAACGAGTGTGGACTTGTGATTGGTGATTGGGATGATCGTCAAATTGGAGACATCATCCAGTGCTTGGAGCAAATTGTGAGGAAGCCCAAGTTCATTTCCTCTGAGAGTGGTGCAGTTCGAATCGAGTATTGATAGTGCTTTTTGCTAGTAACATGTTCATTTAGTTGGATTTTGACTCCATTTATCTTCCTGGACTTGCTACTGCAACAGATGATTTTGCCCAAATATTGTATCCTCTTTGTAGCGGCAACCAATAATTATTAGTATAGGACCATTTTGAAGgcatagtagaataaaagtatTCGTAATTATACGCAACTTTTGCTGTACAATAGAGAAATTGGTGATTATTGGATCATAACATGAAGAGAGGAATTTATTGATTGCTTCTTTACAATTTTAATTGCCTATGAGAATGTGGTTTTCtcttataatatttgataaaaaaatccagtgtacttgggctttgcctagtcTTCTGTTAATAAAACTCTTACTTATCGAGAAAATAATTGATCAAAGATCATTCATCCAACAAGTAAATGATATTATCTAAGCAATATGCATTCGAAAGGCTCATACACTTACACGTACAGCTTATCCTCAACACTAGGTGTGGACGTGATAGTCAAGAGGTCACCGTAATTGACAACCAAACCACTGGTGGTTAAGAGATTTGCACACCATTTTAGCCTTTAGGGGACGATATTTCGGGTTTATGGATTGGTTCGAGCTTGTCGATGTATGAAAATGGGAAATGATTTCTACAAAGTTCTGGCCTACGTGCGACTTATCTATATGGAGCTTATGcctaatattattctattaaaatattactctGCAACTCAACCTGATCTTACTTATTCAATTAAAAGGATCAATGCTACACTTAAGAAATGGGGCACCCTTACATCTGCGAGACCTTGAATTGCTATCATGCATACCGAATGGATTCCCGTACCTTTCATTGCATCTGGGAGTACTTTATTCTCAATCATATATAGGAAATAACTCTTGCaatgcataaaaatataaacttttcatctctaaatgcagaaataaaaaaaattataaagttcaCTCTAtccatttatttaattaattaattaattaattatgtaattatgtAGGCGTCTGAATTTCTTTTTAACTACATGCGTCCTTAACATGGgagttttagaattttcgaAAATCCAAAAACATCACTAGCATCCAAACGTCCCAATTACTGATATAATGCAGTACAACTACTACTGAAGAAAAGTCAGATACGGGAGCTTGATGAAGCCATTTCCTCAACTGAAATAATGCAATTATGCAGCAGATTCTATCATTCAACAGTGATCGATACTTCCCAAAGCTTTGTTTCAAAGAATTACCCATTACACATTATATACGACACAAGCTGTACGttatagttttatatttttacattgaCAGGACAAAAAAGCAGAGTACTATGAAGACATTGCCGAGCCATCAAAGGTAATGAACAATGAACAATGAACAAGGAggtgtctgtctgtctgtctctaTTCGGGCAGCTTCGTGGAGTCAAGGAATACTTTGTACTGCTCTCGTCCTTCATGCAAAGAAATGCCTGCAAGAATATTTGATAGGAAGATTCCTAGCTATAAACTCACTCGATGTAACAACTCGATCTATATACAAGGGTGCATCTTGTTCTCAATTTCCTGAAAAAGACTCGGATATCAGACTCCTGTCAGATTCACCATCTGTAATTTAGCTCACACAACTATGTTTGtctttttactctctttttcccATGGCATCTTGCTCCTCTTTCCAATCGTACACTTCACTTTTCTCTACCCACTACTCAAGCcaccacccatgcatgcatttcaaAACAAAGCCAAAACCAGGATTTGCCTATCACACTATTATAGAAGGGCCACCATCCCCACCCCCAAGTCAAACCATCCTGCAATCACTTCCTCAAAccatattgaatatatatatatatatatatatatatatatatatatatactttataaacTTGATATCAATAATATCCTTTATTTACACATTCTATTAAAAATCCAACACATTAGTTCTTTATTGGAGAATTAATAAAAAACCTCAATcatatctactttttttttttaaaaaaataaaaaataaaaacagatgTGAACTTTCTGGCTGCTGCAAGATGATGGTGGTTGAAGTCATTCCAATAAGATGGTCGGACTGCCCTTTAGGTAGCATGCAgacttttaatttcttctttcaGGTTTTAAATCCAATGCATGATCTCAGTCCgtttagaaaattaaaagagacTGAAAGGTGTAAAACTGCACTACCATATCTCCTTGGATTCTACCCAATTCTTCAGGAATCTAGGAACTGTTGGGAGTCCTGCAGCTGTCGAACCCAGCCAACATGCATtactcttttaatattttaaaattttatagccCATACTAACTTCACACAAAGCAAGATGCCATTGCGCCAACCATTACTTCACTAATTACATCTATCAGATAATTCAGTTGGTCATGCCCAGAGCCGTCCGGAAAACAGTCCAATGTTCATGCGAAGGTAAAAACAAAAGCATGGCGGTCAGATCCCCACCAAGGAGTCTTATCTAAATTGTGCAAGGAAAAATCTTCATACTTCTAGACTGTTCAtgtaaataatgagataatGACTTGAAGCCAGCTGCGAGGCTTTGTTTTTCTCCATGACGGCAATTACTACTGGCTCTAAGAATGTAGAGGATTGTATCGGTCGCAATTGGTAATGCTTCTTCGTGGATGTGATACATTGACTGATTTAGGAATTTCTTTTTAGACGAACAAAAAATTAAGCCAAACTTCtaaggttataaaaaaaatctcaaattcttATAAGATATGAGGTtagattgaaaattttaatagaaGCCTTAAAACTTtctaaaagaattatataattcttaaagatttttttagtagATAAAGGGTGTTTTAACCTTTTTAGGCTTCCTCAATAAATTATAGtagtctttcttttctttttcttttttctttttttttaagggaaaaagaatttttcGACAACAGCACTTCCCACATCGGCTGATTTTGCGTTTAAGTTGAGAATAAATTCATacaatacattatatttattttaaaataaattaatttttaatcaaattatgttaatttataaattaatttttataaaatttatttataaataaagtatttttcgaTTAAAAGTATTTCAGCAGAGAACTGGACAAAGACAGCAGTTTCTCCGGCACCTTCGATAgtcaaaaggttaaaaaagGAGGGCTGAGAATATGTAAAAAGGTATCAGGTAATGATTGGAGGGTAGCACCTTCTTTTTTAAGTCCCCACATGCACCACAGCTAGCTTGTGGCCAAACTCAAGAGAGCTTCGCTGTTTCAGGGTGTTCTGTCGATTCAACTCTACCGATATTAATTGCAGAAGATCATATTATTCGTTTAgctagatagagagagagagagagagagagagagagtgacattAATTACAATGCCAAAAGAACTCAGAAAAGGGTAAGAAAGGATAATGTTGTCGTTCGCAAACGCTCTATTCATGCATGCTTTTCGGTCTGCGGAATTGATTGTGCATGCCCACTTGCTCGTCTCGTCAGCTCATCATCGTTGGCGTTGTTTGGGATAAACTTGCCGTTGATGACTCTTTGTTGCGCGCATTTCCTTTTCGTTTAAACTTTAATGGCTTGATACTAAAGATTAATGGGTACTTCTTAATTTATGTCCACGTTAATTTGGGGCACTCGACTGTGACAGATGATATCTGAAGCttcatttgattttgtttgttaGATCGCCTATGCTATTGAATATTCTTATCCTTTGGCTGAAACAATCTGaaatttcagtttcaaatgTTAATTCTCCTGTTTCCTTGGTCCCTAAGAATTAGTAAGCATTgattaaacaacaaaaaaaaaaaaaaaaaaaaaagaaggagaaaaggaaaatatctATTACAAACCCAAacgaaaatatctatttttatttcttttaaaacccaaagaagaaagagaaaaagaaaatatctatttttatttcctttaaaatatctattttactGAAATTTTCAATCCGTAACTCCTGAACCGAACTAGACTGATTACACCCATAGTCACACTCTCTTCTACTGAACCAAAGTTATTGATATTCCAGTAGAAACATAATGAGATCAACAGAagaaaaactcatctcatctcaatattcaaatagtacaaacacaaatattttttaattttaaatatttaactttttgatCTGATCGTTATCTaactattacaatttttccca
It contains:
- the LOC121235522 gene encoding LOW QUALITY PROTEIN: translation initiation factor IF-2-like (The sequence of the model RefSeq protein was modified relative to this genomic sequence to represent the inferred CDS: inserted 2 bases in 2 codons; deleted 3 bases in 2 codons) — protein: MDGCLNGLSALVFAVFLGIRSGFTRVLNSVPPRPAAQSFFPSSLEDAVRCISEFSFSSVWGLAHHKVQVVSPLTRCFHASSELWARKNNELVHENSSHKKIPKKGKFVKRIRTEPPVEAPYGPPKLKRTTKSLVDKTIDIFEGMTIIELAXESISTLQDILVNVGEKVDSEFDPISIDIAELVAMEVGINVRRLHSNEGAEILPRPAVVTVMGHVDHGKTSLLDALRQTSVAAKEAGGITQHLGAFVVGMQSGASITFLDTPGHAAFSAMRARGATVTDIVVLVVAADDGVMPQTLEAMAHAKAANVSIVVAINKCDKPAAEPERVKLQLASEGLLLEEMGGDVQVVQVSAIKKTGLDSLEEALLLQAEMMDLKARIDGPAQAYVVEARLDRGXGPLATAIVKAGTLVCGQHVVVGSEWGRIRAIRDMVGKLTEKATPTMPVKIEGLKGLPMAGNDIIVVESEERARMLSEGRKKKFEKDRLRKISEGATETLEPSDEVSKRVEMPIIVKADVQGTVQAVTDALRTLNSPQVFVNVVHVGVGPISQSDVELAKACGACIVGFNVKGPSSSIGLAASQASIKIVLHRVIYHLLEEIGSLIVDKTPGTYESQVAGEAEMLNIFELKGRSKSKGDDVKIAGCRVIDGCVSKSSTLRLLRSGEVVFEGSCASLKREKQDVESVRKGNECGLVIGDWDDRQIGDIIQCLEQIVRKPKFISSESGAVRIEY